The following are encoded together in the Misgurnus anguillicaudatus chromosome 14, ASM2758022v2, whole genome shotgun sequence genome:
- the tomm20b gene encoding mitochondrial import receptor subunit TOM20 homolog B translates to MMGGRSSAIAAGVGAALFVGYCIYFDKKRRSDPNYKNKLRERRRKQKAAQEKAGLSRLPDLKDAEAVQKFFLEEIQLGEELLAQGDYEKGVDHLTNAIAVCGQPQQLLQVLQQTLPPPVFQMLLTKLPTISQRIVSAQSVSDDDIE, encoded by the exons ATGATGGGCGGAAGGAGTAGCGCGATTGCGGCGGGTGTCGGCGCGGCGCTGTTTGTaggttattgtatttatttcgATAAGAAAAGACGGAGCGACCCAAACTACAAGAACAAACTGAGAGAAC GAAGGAGaaaacagaaagctgctcaGGAGAAAGCTGGATTGTCAAGG ttaCCAGATCTTAAAGATGCTGAAGCAGTTCAGAAGTTTTTCCTCGAGGAGATTCAACTCGGTGAAGAGCTGCTTGCACAG GGAGATTATGAGAAAGGTGTGGATCATCTGACGAATGCGATCGCTGTGTGCGGTCAGCCTCAGCAACTCCTGCAGGTCCTGCAACAAACTCTTCCTCCTCCAGTCTTCCAGATGCTTCTCACCAAACTGCCCACCATCAGT CAGCGTATCGTCAGCGCTCAGAGTGTCAGCGATGATGACATTGAGTAG
- the rbm34 gene encoding RNA-binding protein 34, with product MQKQSVKSKKSRDVGQAEDYTVGQVSGSLFPEKPKSGALSSLFSTSSSASALVFVPAPKLETKATTSSTGTADRSDDQNLKQKKITKPVSAAEKKLQDRESALQNADDEGQKIKKPKRKHETTEETGQPIKRKKPMKNHAEERIKMKRTLFVGNLPPNCSKKDLMTLFREAGAIESVRFRSVIREDPTMTRRVAAIQRKVHPKKQNVNAYVVFKEEEAVASALKWNGQEIKEGFHIRVDRVSQHSSHDHKRSIFVGNLPYDITELPLRQHFEDCGMVEAVRLVRDKDSGMGKGFGYILFESSDSVMLALKLDGSRLLDRKIRVKRSVKKDKVKKADPGRFSGGKPAPGSDRRGNGPKAGGFQEQKRNDYKGRRNFIKNQTNASFKGEMADPAAKKGKGQKKKFKLKKKKNAAHI from the exons ATGCAGAAACAGTCTGTAAAGag TAAAAAGAGCAGAGATGTTGGGCAGGCTGAGGATTATACAGTGGGTCAGGTGTCTGGAAGTCTCTTTCCAGAAAAACCCAAATCTGGAGCTTTATCATCTTTATTCTCCACATCATCATCGGCCAGTGCACTAGTCTTCGTTCCTGCCCCCAAA TTGGAAACTAAAGCCACAACCTCATCAACCGGTACCGCTGACAGATCTGATGATCAGAATCTAAAACAGAAGAAGATTACAAAGCCGGTATCAGCGGCAGAAAAGAAGCTACAGGACAG AGAATCAGCTTTACAAAACGCTGatgatgagggacaaaaaatcAAGAAGCCAAAACGCAAACATGAAACCACAGAGGAAACAGGGCAACCGATTAAACGCAAAAAGCCGATGAAGAATCACGCAGAAGAGCGAATCAAAATGAAAAGGACTTTGTTTGTGGGAAATCTGCCTCCCAACTGTTCAAAGAAG GATCTTATGACCTTGTTCAGAGAGGCGGGAGCAATCGAATCAGTTCGCTTCCGTTCAGTG ATTCGGGAGGATCCGACCATGACTCGCAGAGTGGCGGCCATCCA GAGGAAAGTTCATCCCAAAAAACAGAATGTCAATGCTTACGTCGTCTTCAAAGAGGAAGAGGCGGTGGCCAGCGCCCTCAAATG GAATGGGCAGGAAATTAAGGAGGGTTTTCATATTCGAGTCGACCGTGTTTCTCAACATTCATCA CATGATCATAAACGGTCGATTTTTGTGGGCAATTTACCATACG ATATAACAGAGCTGCCGTTACGCCAGCACTTTGAGGATTGTGGTATGGTGGAAGCTGTGCGTTTGGTGCGAGATAAAGATTCTGGGATGGGAAAAGGGTTCGGCTATATCCTGTTTGAG AGTTCAGATTCTGTGATGTTGGCATTGAAACTGGACGGCTCCAGATTACTAGATCGAAAGATCCGGGTAAAACGATCGGTGAAGAAGGATAAAGTAAAGAAAGCTGATCCAGGACGATTTTCAGGAGGAAAACCTGCTCCAGGAAGTGACAGAAGAGGAAACGGACCGAAAGCAGGTGGATTTCAAGAGCAGAAGAGGAATGATTATAAGGGAAGGAGAAACTTCATTAAAAATCAAACAAATGCTTCTTTCAAAGGAGAGATGGCAGATCCTGCTGCCAAAAAGGGCAAAGGACAGaaaaagaaatttaaattaaaaaagaagaaaaacgcTGCTCACATTTAA
- the tbce gene encoding tubulin-specific chaperone E: protein MNEEMSEDPVGRRVCCDGERGTVRYVGTVPPTPGLWLGVEWDNPDRGKHDGSHDGVRYFTCRHPTGGSFVRPKKADFGIDYLTALKQRYEGEVQEVFGGEEVKISTKTVMMVGFEDVKQKQSLENLTEIGLRRCKVSSSGPANEIRITTPLAESLDLSGNLLSSWEVLTAITEQLDSLQVLQLSHNRLSISSNPTSLSPAFSCLRVLSLNSCALTWSEVLYCAPMWQQLEELYLADNDITELLRPVDVLQTLKVLDLSNNQILQETLLEISHLPRLEKLNLSSTGLSVIHFSDTPAGNKTSSFPALKTLLLDDNNISEWSVVNELEKLQSLVQLSCRRNPVIQKEKNSETARQIFIARLSQLDLLNMHQIHADERKGAEIDFCKMFGSAWLKSGGHRDPEKNHPSAEFMTQHPRYLQLIQKYGAPDEGELKEQKPFALKNQLLTLTFVCPEDADKKPIEKKVPDSMIIQKVKGLLHRLLKLPGVEFRLTYTCSKMAGREIEIDNDLKPLQFYSVEDGDRILVRWS, encoded by the exons ATGAACGAGGAGATGTCAGAGGACCCTGTGGGCAGACGTGTATGTTGTGATGGTGAGAGAGGAACTGTGCGTTACGTGGGAACAGTTCCTCCAACTCCAG GTTTATGGTTAGGAGTGGAGTGGGATAATCCAGACAGAGGAAAACATGATGGAAGTCACGATGGAGTCCGATACTTTACCTGCAG ACACCCGACAGGAGGCTCATTTGTGCGACCTAAAAAGGCCGATTTTGGAATTGATTATTTGACGGCTTTGAAACAGCGTTACGAGGGGGAAGTACAGGAGGTTTTTGGAGGAGAAGAGGTGAAGATCTCCACTAAAACTGTAATGATGGTTGGATTTGAGGACGTGAAACAGAAACAAAG CTTGGAAAATCTGACAGAAATCGGTCTTAGGAGGTGTAAGGTGTCCAGTTCAGGCCCAGCGAATGAGATCAGAATCACCACTCCAC TTGCTGAATCTCTGGATCTTTCTGGGAATCTGCTGAGCTCGTGGGAGGTGTTGACTGCTATTACAGAACAGTTGGATTCTTTGCAGGTTCTGCAGCTCAG TCATAACAGGTTAAGCATCTCCAGTAACCCCACAAGTTTAAGCCCCGCCTTTTCCTGTCTGAGAGTGCTGTCACTCAACAGCTGTGCACTCACCTGGTCTGAG GTTCTGTATTGCGCCCCCATGTGGCAGCAGTTAGAGGAGCTTTATCTTGCTGATAATGACATTACAGAATTACTCCG ACCAGTTGATGTTTTACAAACTTTGAAAGTTCTGGATTTGAGCAACAATCAGATCCTTCAGGAGACACTATTAGAAATCTCACATTTACCCAG GCTAGAGAAACTGAATCTGTCTTCTACTGGTCTGTCTGTGATTCACTTCAGCGATACACCTGCAG GCAACAAGACATCATCGTTTCCTGCATTAAAGACCCTTTTACTAGATGACAACAATATTTCTGAG TGGAGTGTAGTAAATGAACTGGAGAAACTTCAGTCTCTGGTCCAGCTGTCATGTAGGAGGAATCCAGTGATACAGAAAGAGAAGAATTCAGAAACTGCTCGACAGATCTTCATCGCTCGTCTGAGTCAGCTGGACTTACTCAACATGCATCAG ATTCACGCAGATGAACGGAAAGGTGCAGAGATCGATTTCTGTAAGATGTTTGGATCTGCATGGCTCAAGTCTGGAGGTCACAGGGACCCTGAGAAAAACCACCCGAGTGCAGAATTTATGACACAACACCCTCGATATCTTCAACTCATTCaga AGTACGGTGCTCCAGATGAAGGCGAGCTGAAGGAACAGAAGCCGTTTGCATTAAAGAATCAGTTATTGA CCTTAACGTTCGTTTGTCCTGAAGACGCAGACAAGAAACCCATCGAGAAGAAAGTTCCAG ATTCAATGATTATTCAGAAGGTGAAAGGTTTGTTACATCGACTGCTGAAGTTACCTGGAGTTGAGTTCAGACTCACTTACACCTGCTCAAAG